One part of the Sciurus carolinensis chromosome 4, mSciCar1.2, whole genome shotgun sequence genome encodes these proteins:
- the Slc18a1 gene encoding chromaffin granule amine transporter, with the protein MLRTVLDAPQRLLEEGRGSRQLVLVVVFVALLLDNMLLTVVVPIVPTFLYALEFKEVNSSVHTSLSVGSQQALALPAFSAIFSFFDNTTIAVEQSAPRGTVGTNGSSGTVPPPVTEANTAPRNNCQQDTEFLEEENIRVGILFASKALMQLLVNPFVGPLTNRIGYHIPMFAGFVIMFLSTIMFAFSATYTLLFVARTLQGIGSSFSSVAGLGMLASVYTDDHERGRAMGIALGGLALGVLVGAPFGSVMYEFVGKSAPFLILAFLALLDGALQLCILKPSKVSPESAKGTPLLMLLKDPYILVAAGSICFANMGVAMLEPTLPIWMMQTMCSPEWQLGLAFLPASVSYLIGTNLFGVLANKMGRWLCSLIGMVVVGASLLCVPLAHSIFGLIGPNAGLGFAIGMVDSSLMPIMGHLVDLRHTSVYGSIYAIADVAFCVGFAIGYSEPGLPHGDPDVCNPEVHEGISPGGEQ; encoded by the exons ATGCTTCGCACTGTCCTGGATGCTCCTCAGAGGTTGCTGGAGGAAGGCAGAGGGTCGCGACAGCTGGTCCTCGTGGTGGTGTTCGTTGCTCTGCTCCTGGACAACATGCTGCTTACTGTGGTGG TGCCCATCGTGCCCACCTTTCTGTATGCCTTGGAGTTCAAAGAAGTCAATTCTTCTGTGCACACCAGCCTCTCCGTGGGTTCCCAGCAGGCCCTCGCCCTTCCTGCCTTTTCCGCCATCTTCTCCTTCTTTGACAATACCACCATAGCTGTGGAACAAAGTGCACCCAGGGGCACAGTAGGGACAAATGGCTCTTCTGGCACAGTACCCCCTCCAGTCACTGAAGCCAACACAGCTCCCAGAAACAACTGCCAGCAGGACACAGAGTTCTTGGAGGAAGAGAACATCCGGGTTGGGATTCTGTTTGCTTCAAAGGCTTTGATGCAACTTCTGGTCAACCCATTCGTGGGACCTCTCACCAACAG GATTGGATATCACATTCCCATGTTCGCTGGCTTTGTTATCATGTTTCTCTCCACCATCA TGTTTGCTTTTTCTGCCACCTATACCCTGCTGTTTGTGGCCCGAACCCTTCAAGGCATTGGATCTTCCTTTTCATCTGTTGCAG GTCTTGGGATGCTGGCCAGTGTCTACACTGATGACCACGAGAGAGGCCGAGCCATGGGAATTGCCCTGGGGGGCCTGGCTTTGGGGGTGCTGG TGGGCGCTCCCTTTGGAAGTGTGATGTACGAGTTTGTTGGGAAGTCCGCTCCCTTCCTCATCTTGGCCTTCCTGGCCCTGTTGGATGGAG cACTTCAACTTTGCATCCTGAAGCCTTCCAAAGTCTCTCCTGAA AGTGCCAAGGGGACTCCACTGCTTATGCTTCTCAAAGACCCTTATATCCTGGTGGCTGCAG GTTCCATCTGCTTTGCCAACATGGGAGTGGCCATGCTGGAGCCCACACTGCCCATCTGGATGATGCAGACCATGTGCTCCCCTGAGTGGCAGCTAG GTCTAGCTTTCTTGCCTGCCAGTGTATCCTACCTCATCGGCACCAACCTCTTTGGTGTGTTGGCCAACAAGATGGGTCG GTGGCTGTGCTCCCTGATTGGCATGGTGGTCGTAGGTGCCAGCTTGCTCTGT GTTCCTCTGGCCCACAGTATATTCGGTCTCATTGGCCCCAATGCAGGCCTGGGCTTTGCCATAG GCATGGTGGATTCCTCTCTGATGCCCATCATGGGACACCTGGTGGACCTGCGCCACACCTCAGTGTACGGGAGCATCTATGCCATCGCCGACGTGGCTTTTTGTGTGGGCTTTGCCATAG GCTATTCTGAGCCAGGACTGCCCCATGGAGACCCGGATGTATGCAACCCAGAAGTCCACGAAGGAATTTCCCCTGGGGGAGAACAGTGA